One window of the Pseudanabaenaceae cyanobacterium SKYG29 genome contains the following:
- a CDS encoding ferrous iron transport protein A, translated as MTFYPLFDILGVFSDSSYHGVVRLESGAGRVIYLVFTNNRQVGFICQYTPQNEQVVRELVAITGQSNFQALSPRQFLAKGLESKAFTREEFDAHLTRYLLTQLSEFLSQQFRVDLCHDVFIDMDWGIPIRHLLDRLVSTEQLPGMSSPLAAKTDKELTLADLVCFPVIQGKVNDRVYLYRLQTSDQNAKLLGMGFTPGVEMLVINTLPDGGVIVGLREERVGIGAEVAGQVLVIKAEDWQKIRSMMNPQEVKLGQAPIGSRLRVVGYAATGREYKQKLLAMGLTPGVEIVVKRHAPLGDPTEIEVRGFALSLRKDEAAALRVVLIQGGEP; from the coding sequence GTGACCTTCTACCCTCTATTTGATATCCTGGGTGTGTTCTCTGACAGCTCCTATCACGGAGTTGTGCGGTTAGAGAGTGGAGCAGGGAGGGTGATTTATCTAGTATTTACTAACAACAGGCAGGTAGGATTCATTTGCCAGTACACTCCCCAAAATGAGCAGGTAGTTAGAGAGTTAGTAGCAATTACAGGGCAGTCTAACTTCCAGGCTTTATCACCACGGCAATTTTTAGCAAAGGGCTTAGAGTCTAAAGCTTTTACCAGGGAAGAATTTGATGCCCATTTAACCCGCTATTTGCTTACCCAGTTGTCTGAGTTTTTATCCCAGCAGTTCCGAGTGGATTTATGCCATGACGTATTTATTGACATGGACTGGGGAATTCCCATCCGTCATTTACTCGATCGTTTAGTCAGTACAGAACAATTGCCTGGTATGTCATCACCTCTTGCCGCAAAGACAGATAAAGAATTGACCTTAGCAGACTTAGTCTGTTTCCCAGTCATCCAGGGGAAAGTAAACGATCGGGTTTATCTCTATCGGCTGCAAACTTCTGATCAAAATGCAAAATTATTGGGCATGGGTTTTACACCAGGAGTGGAAATGCTGGTAATCAATACTCTGCCTGACGGTGGTGTGATAGTTGGTCTAAGGGAAGAAAGAGTGGGTATAGGAGCAGAAGTAGCAGGGCAGGTTCTAGTTATCAAAGCAGAGGACTGGCAAAAAATAAGGTCAATGATGAATCCACAAGAAGTGAAATTAGGACAAGCTCCCATCGGCAGTCGATTACGGGTAGTCGGCTACGCAGCCACTGGACGGGAGTACAAGCAGAAGTTGTTAGCTATGGGGTTGACACCAGGAGTGGAAATCGTGGTAAAACGTCATGCACCGTTGGGCGACCCCACAGAAATTGAAGTTAGAGGTTTTGCCTTAAGTTTACGCAAAGATGAAGCAGCAGCACTGCGAGTTGTACTCATACAAGGAGGAGAACCATGA
- the feoB gene encoding Fe(2+) transporter permease subunit FeoB: protein MTIKIGLVGNPNCGKTTLFNALTGANQRVGNWPGVTVEKKEGRYTWQNQQIIVVDLPGIYSLDGGEGAAGLDEQIAREFLLRSEADVIINIVDASNLERNLYLTTQILETGQLLIVALNMIDVAARREIDIDHEVLSQRLGCPVIPMSARNGRGIKQLKEAINSYNRKVSDAHVIYPPALETALQKLIHTRDLDKRWEALYLLQYGTDPELQAERQRVVDVLQEDIDLVIADSRYTWIHEQLEGVRHRRGVVDKTVSDRIDRVVVNRWLGIPIFLVVMYLMFFIAINVGGAFIDFFDIGVGTIAVDGVAYLLEKVSAPGWLIGLLAEGVGGGIQTTSTFIPQIGLLFIFLAILEDSGYMARAAFVMDRLMRFVGLPGKSFVPMLVGFGCNIPSIMSTRTLENRRDRLMTIIMNPFMSCGARLPVYALFCSAFFPRNGQNVVFILYILGILAAIFTGFVMKNTLFRGEAAPFVMELPPYHIPTASTVLLRAWDRLKSFITRAGVIIICLVVILGLMNSVGVDGSFGKKDSQDSILSSFSRTITPIFTPMGVRQENWPATVGIFTGVFAKEVMVGTMNALYTQLADQPQEEAEQPYSLWGGLQEAVMSIPHNLKEVANTFLDPIGLGILEGADNAEVAAEKQGVSATTFGEMAKRFGSSTAAIAFLLFVLMYFPCVSATAAVYRETNLGWTVFVAGWTTGLGYWTAVFYYQLMTWVDHPLSSLVWLIVLVGVMTVTILALRRVGLKRKEEIHHA from the coding sequence ATGACAATAAAAATAGGTCTAGTAGGTAATCCCAACTGTGGCAAAACAACTTTGTTCAATGCTCTTACGGGGGCAAATCAACGAGTAGGAAACTGGCCTGGGGTCACGGTGGAGAAAAAAGAAGGAAGGTATACTTGGCAAAACCAACAGATAATTGTTGTTGACCTACCAGGGATTTACTCTTTAGATGGAGGGGAAGGAGCAGCAGGTTTAGATGAACAAATTGCTAGGGAATTTCTCCTCCGATCGGAGGCAGATGTAATTATCAACATTGTTGATGCCTCGAATTTGGAACGGAATCTCTATCTGACCACCCAAATTCTAGAGACGGGGCAACTGCTAATTGTGGCTTTGAATATGATTGATGTGGCGGCAAGGCGAGAAATTGACATAGATCATGAAGTTTTGTCTCAACGTTTGGGTTGTCCTGTAATTCCCATGTCTGCCCGCAATGGTAGGGGTATCAAACAATTAAAAGAGGCAATCAATAGCTACAACCGCAAAGTGTCTGATGCCCATGTCATCTATCCCCCTGCTTTAGAAACAGCCCTGCAAAAGCTAATCCATACAAGAGACTTAGACAAACGCTGGGAGGCTCTATATCTACTGCAATACGGAACTGACCCAGAATTACAAGCAGAAAGACAGAGAGTTGTAGACGTGCTGCAAGAAGACATTGATTTAGTCATTGCTGATAGCCGCTATACCTGGATTCATGAGCAACTAGAGGGAGTTCGTCACAGAAGGGGTGTAGTTGATAAAACTGTGTCCGATCGCATCGATCGGGTTGTGGTCAATCGTTGGTTGGGCATTCCTATCTTTTTGGTGGTGATGTATCTCATGTTTTTTATCGCCATTAATGTGGGGGGCGCGTTTATTGATTTCTTTGATATTGGGGTCGGCACGATCGCTGTCGATGGGGTTGCCTACCTATTGGAGAAAGTAAGTGCTCCTGGCTGGTTAATTGGTCTTTTGGCAGAAGGGGTGGGAGGCGGCATTCAGACAACCTCTACTTTCATTCCCCAGATCGGTTTGTTATTTATTTTCCTAGCTATTCTGGAAGACTCTGGTTATATGGCGCGGGCAGCTTTTGTTATGGATCGCCTGATGCGCTTTGTTGGTTTGCCAGGTAAGTCTTTTGTTCCCATGCTGGTGGGGTTTGGCTGTAACATTCCCAGTATCATGTCCACAAGGACGTTGGAAAACAGACGCGATCGGTTAATGACAATTATTATGAATCCCTTTATGTCCTGTGGTGCCCGTCTGCCTGTCTACGCTTTATTCTGTAGTGCTTTTTTCCCTAGGAATGGACAAAATGTGGTTTTCATTCTTTACATTTTAGGCATTCTGGCGGCTATCTTTACAGGATTTGTGATGAAAAACACTCTTTTTCGGGGAGAGGCTGCTCCCTTTGTCATGGAATTACCCCCCTATCATATACCCACAGCCAGCACAGTTTTATTGAGGGCTTGGGACAGACTGAAATCCTTTATCACTAGAGCAGGGGTGATCATTATCTGTCTAGTTGTTATTCTGGGCTTGATGAATTCCGTTGGTGTTGATGGTTCATTTGGCAAGAAAGATAGTCAAGATTCTATTTTAAGTAGCTTCAGTCGTACAATTACGCCAATTTTTACCCCAATGGGAGTAAGGCAAGAGAATTGGCCAGCTACAGTTGGTATTTTTACAGGTGTATTTGCCAAAGAAGTGATGGTGGGAACAATGAATGCCCTCTACACCCAACTAGCAGACCAGCCCCAGGAAGAAGCAGAGCAACCCTACAGCCTATGGGGTGGTTTACAAGAAGCAGTGATGAGTATTCCCCACAATCTCAAGGAAGTAGCTAACACTTTCCTTGACCCGATCGGCTTGGGCATTTTAGAAGGCGCAGATAACGCAGAAGTTGCCGCTGAAAAACAAGGTGTCAGTGCCACAACTTTCGGAGAGATGGCAAAACGCTTTGGTAGCTCTACTGCTGCGATCGCCTTTCTTCTATTTGTCTTAATGTATTTCCCCTGTGTGTCGGCAACAGCAGCAGTTTATCGAGAGACTAACTTAGGTTGGACAGTATTTGTGGCAGGTTGGACAACGGGTTTGGGCTATTGGACAGCAGTTTTCTACTATCAACTTATGACTTGGGTTGACCATCCCCTTAGTTCTCTGGTCTGGCTAATAGTATTGGTTGGGGTAATGACTGTGACAATCCTAGCTTTACGCCGAGTAGGTCTGAAGAGAAAGGAGGAAATTCATCATGCTTAA